A single window of Xylocopa sonorina isolate GNS202 chromosome 5, iyXylSono1_principal, whole genome shotgun sequence DNA harbors:
- the Hrg gene encoding poly(A) polymerase hiiragi isoform X2, producing MNFKMWSSQGNNSNTNASSKEEKNLRTLGMTSAISVAEPKPSDLNRTNELKEALKPYNVFESEEELNHRMEILSKLNALVKQWIRDTSIARNMPPNVAEQVGGKIYTFGSYRLGVHHKGADIDALCVVPRHIYRTDYFSSFFELLKMQEEVTDLRAVEEAFVPVIKMNFDGIEIDMLFAKLALKEIPDSMDLRDDMLLKNLDQKCVRSLNGCRVTDEILRLVPNIENFRLALRAIKLWAKRHGIYSNVLGYLGGVSWAMLVARTCQLYPNAVAATLIEKFFLVFSQWKWPQPVLLKQPDNVNLGFPVWDPRVNISDRYHLMPIITPAYPQQNSTFNVSVSTRTIMQEAFETGLSTTEEIIMGKATWDKLFEPPNFFGKYKHYIVLLARSVTAEDQLEWCGLVESKIRHLIGTLERNPHITLAHVNPEAFPPLEPEPEGHCSMWFIGLLFAKSENLNVDLTYDIKSFVDSIQRQAEQLNMLKDGMWIEAKHVKKKDLHTYVSPSLLKRERKVSGSVHKNGNIAGNGNSGSVSPRNQGDTVNKKRRSDQNPDACGKKRRVVNDGEQPVTQGEDGSLVVQSCGEDSNSGFSLDEYKQTLTAAKDEGPTGAATVAQEGYVCT from the exons ATGAATTTCAAAATGTGGTCATCACAAGGTAATAACTCAAATACAAATGCTTCATCCAAAGAAGAGAAGAATCTACGTACGCTGGGCATGACATCTGCTATCAGTGTAGCAGAACCAAAGCCTAGTGATCTTAATAGGACAAATgaattaaaagaagcattaaagcctTATAATGTATTTGAGTCTGAAGAAGAGTTGAATCACAGGATGGAAATTCTAAG TAAATTAAATGCACTGGTCAAACAATGGATACGGGACACAAGCATTGCCAGAAATATGCCACCCAATGTAGCTGAGCAAGTTGGTGGTAAAATATATACTTTCGGTTCATACAGGTTAGGGGTACATCACAAAGGTGCTGATATAGATGCCTTGTGTGTTGTACCACGTCACATCTATAGGACAGATTATTTTTCATCCTTCTTTGAGTTACTAAAAATGCAAGAAGAAGTTACAGATTTAAGG GCAGTAGAGGAGGCATTTGTGCCAGTAATAAAAATGAACTTTGATGGTATTGAAATAGATATGTTGTTTGCAAAACTGGCGCTTAAAGAGATTCCAGATTCAATG GATCTTAGGGacgatatgcttctcaaaaatctCGATCAAAAATGCGTGAGAAGCCTTAACGGTTGCCGAGTAACAGATGAGATATTACGTTTAGTACCTAATATAGAAAATTTTAGGTTGGCACTTAGAGCCATTAAATTATGGGCAAAAC GGCATGGCATATATAGTAATGTATTAGGATATCTAGGAGGTGTGTCCTGGGCAATGCTAGTTGCGAGGACATGTCAACTTTATCCTAATGCTGTCGCAGCAACGTTAATAGAAAAATTTTTCCTCGTATTTTCGCAATGGAAATGGCCACAACCAGTACTTTTAAAGCAACCCGACAACGTTAATTTAGGTTTTCCGGTCTGGGATCCAAGA GTGAATATATCAGATAGGTATCACTTGATGCCAATAATTACGCCGGCGTATCCTCAGCAAAATTCAACGTTCAACGTGTCAGTGTCTACGAGAACGATTATGCAAGAGGCGTTCGAAACCGGGTTATCGACAACGGAAGAAATAATAATGGGGAAAGCAACGTGGGACAAATTATTTGAACCTCCAAATTTCTTTGGCAAATATAAACATTATATTGTACTATTGGCGAGAAGTGTGACTGCAGAAGATCAGCTTGAATGGTGTGGGCTTGTCGAGTCAAAAATACGGCATTTGATAG GTACACTGGAAAGGAATCCGCATATCACGTTGGCGCACGTGAACCCAGAGGCGTTCCCACCGTTGGAACCGGAACCGGAGGGTCACTGCTCTATGTGGTTTATCGGCTTGCTATTTGCCAAGAGCGAAAACTTGAACGTCGATTTAACATACGATATTAAATCCTTCGTGGATTCAA TTCAGAGGCAAGCGGAACAGTTGAATATGTTGAAGGACGGTATGTGGATAGAAGCAAAGCACGTTAAGAAAAAGGATCTTCACACTTACGTATCTCCcagtttgttaaaacgcgagagaAAA GTTTCCGGCAGTGTACATAAAAACGGGAATATTGCTGGGAATGGCAACAGTGGCAGCGTTTCGCCGCGAAACCAAGGGGATAcggtgaacaagaagagacgcTCGGATCAGAACCCAGACGCGTGCGGAAAAAAGCGAAGGGTAGTCAACGACGGTGAACAACCAGTGACACAG GGAGAAGATGGGTCATTAGTGGTTCAATCTTGCGGAGAAGATAGCAATTCCGGATTTAGCTTGGACGAATACAAACAAACGCTGACAGCTGCTAAGGAT GAGGGGCCTACTGGTGCAGCAACAGTAGCGCAGGAAGGATACGTTTGCACTTGA
- the Hrg gene encoding poly(A) polymerase hiiragi isoform X1, giving the protein MNFKMWSSQGNNSNTNASSKEEKNLRTLGMTSAISVAEPKPSDLNRTNELKEALKPYNVFESEEELNHRMEILSKLNALVKQWIRDTSIARNMPPNVAEQVGGKIYTFGSYRLGVHHKGADIDALCVVPRHIYRTDYFSSFFELLKMQEEVTDLRAVEEAFVPVIKMNFDGIEIDMLFAKLALKEIPDSMDLRDDMLLKNLDQKCVRSLNGCRVTDEILRLVPNIENFRLALRAIKLWAKRHGIYSNVLGYLGGVSWAMLVARTCQLYPNAVAATLIEKFFLVFSQWKWPQPVLLKQPDNVNLGFPVWDPRVNISDRYHLMPIITPAYPQQNSTFNVSVSTRTIMQEAFETGLSTTEEIIMGKATWDKLFEPPNFFGKYKHYIVLLARSVTAEDQLEWCGLVESKIRHLIGTLERNPHITLAHVNPEAFPPLEPEPEGHCSMWFIGLLFAKSENLNVDLTYDIKSFVDSIQRQAEQLNMLKDGMWIEAKHVKKKDLHTYVSPSLLKRERKVRVSGSVHKNGNIAGNGNSGSVSPRNQGDTVNKKRRSDQNPDACGKKRRVVNDGEQPVTQGEDGSLVVQSCGEDSNSGFSLDEYKQTLTAAKDEGPTGAATVAQEGYVCT; this is encoded by the exons ATGAATTTCAAAATGTGGTCATCACAAGGTAATAACTCAAATACAAATGCTTCATCCAAAGAAGAGAAGAATCTACGTACGCTGGGCATGACATCTGCTATCAGTGTAGCAGAACCAAAGCCTAGTGATCTTAATAGGACAAATgaattaaaagaagcattaaagcctTATAATGTATTTGAGTCTGAAGAAGAGTTGAATCACAGGATGGAAATTCTAAG TAAATTAAATGCACTGGTCAAACAATGGATACGGGACACAAGCATTGCCAGAAATATGCCACCCAATGTAGCTGAGCAAGTTGGTGGTAAAATATATACTTTCGGTTCATACAGGTTAGGGGTACATCACAAAGGTGCTGATATAGATGCCTTGTGTGTTGTACCACGTCACATCTATAGGACAGATTATTTTTCATCCTTCTTTGAGTTACTAAAAATGCAAGAAGAAGTTACAGATTTAAGG GCAGTAGAGGAGGCATTTGTGCCAGTAATAAAAATGAACTTTGATGGTATTGAAATAGATATGTTGTTTGCAAAACTGGCGCTTAAAGAGATTCCAGATTCAATG GATCTTAGGGacgatatgcttctcaaaaatctCGATCAAAAATGCGTGAGAAGCCTTAACGGTTGCCGAGTAACAGATGAGATATTACGTTTAGTACCTAATATAGAAAATTTTAGGTTGGCACTTAGAGCCATTAAATTATGGGCAAAAC GGCATGGCATATATAGTAATGTATTAGGATATCTAGGAGGTGTGTCCTGGGCAATGCTAGTTGCGAGGACATGTCAACTTTATCCTAATGCTGTCGCAGCAACGTTAATAGAAAAATTTTTCCTCGTATTTTCGCAATGGAAATGGCCACAACCAGTACTTTTAAAGCAACCCGACAACGTTAATTTAGGTTTTCCGGTCTGGGATCCAAGA GTGAATATATCAGATAGGTATCACTTGATGCCAATAATTACGCCGGCGTATCCTCAGCAAAATTCAACGTTCAACGTGTCAGTGTCTACGAGAACGATTATGCAAGAGGCGTTCGAAACCGGGTTATCGACAACGGAAGAAATAATAATGGGGAAAGCAACGTGGGACAAATTATTTGAACCTCCAAATTTCTTTGGCAAATATAAACATTATATTGTACTATTGGCGAGAAGTGTGACTGCAGAAGATCAGCTTGAATGGTGTGGGCTTGTCGAGTCAAAAATACGGCATTTGATAG GTACACTGGAAAGGAATCCGCATATCACGTTGGCGCACGTGAACCCAGAGGCGTTCCCACCGTTGGAACCGGAACCGGAGGGTCACTGCTCTATGTGGTTTATCGGCTTGCTATTTGCCAAGAGCGAAAACTTGAACGTCGATTTAACATACGATATTAAATCCTTCGTGGATTCAA TTCAGAGGCAAGCGGAACAGTTGAATATGTTGAAGGACGGTATGTGGATAGAAGCAAAGCACGTTAAGAAAAAGGATCTTCACACTTACGTATCTCCcagtttgttaaaacgcgagagaAAAGTACGG GTTTCCGGCAGTGTACATAAAAACGGGAATATTGCTGGGAATGGCAACAGTGGCAGCGTTTCGCCGCGAAACCAAGGGGATAcggtgaacaagaagagacgcTCGGATCAGAACCCAGACGCGTGCGGAAAAAAGCGAAGGGTAGTCAACGACGGTGAACAACCAGTGACACAG GGAGAAGATGGGTCATTAGTGGTTCAATCTTGCGGAGAAGATAGCAATTCCGGATTTAGCTTGGACGAATACAAACAAACGCTGACAGCTGCTAAGGAT GAGGGGCCTACTGGTGCAGCAACAGTAGCGCAGGAAGGATACGTTTGCACTTGA
- the Hrg gene encoding poly(A) polymerase hiiragi isoform X3 has product MNFKMWSSQGNNSNTNASSKEEKNLRTLGMTSAISVAEPKPSDLNRTNELKEALKPYNVFESEEELNHRMEILSKLNALVKQWIRDTSIARNMPPNVAEQVGGKIYTFGSYRLGVHHKGADIDALCVVPRHIYRTDYFSSFFELLKMQEEVTDLRAVEEAFVPVIKMNFDGIEIDMLFAKLALKEIPDSMDLRDDMLLKNLDQKCVRSLNGCRVTDEILRLVPNIENFRLALRAIKLWAKRHGIYSNVLGYLGGVSWAMLVARTCQLYPNAVAATLIEKFFLVFSQWKWPQPVLLKQPDNVNLGFPVWDPRVNISDRYHLMPIITPAYPQQNSTFNVSVSTRTIMQEAFETGLSTTEEIIMGKATWDKLFEPPNFFGKYKHYIVLLARSVTAEDQLEWCGLVESKIRHLIGTLERNPHITLAHVNPEAFPPLEPEPEGHCSMWFIGLLFAKSENLNVDLTYDIKSFVDSIQRQAEQLNMLKDGMWIEAKHVKKKDLHTYVSPSLLKRERKVRVSGSVHKNGNIAGNGNSGSVSPRNQGDTVNKKRRSDQNPDACGKKRRVVNDGEQPVTQGEDGSLVVQSCGEDSNSGFSLDEYKQTLTAAKDVRHCTYNEQ; this is encoded by the exons ATGAATTTCAAAATGTGGTCATCACAAGGTAATAACTCAAATACAAATGCTTCATCCAAAGAAGAGAAGAATCTACGTACGCTGGGCATGACATCTGCTATCAGTGTAGCAGAACCAAAGCCTAGTGATCTTAATAGGACAAATgaattaaaagaagcattaaagcctTATAATGTATTTGAGTCTGAAGAAGAGTTGAATCACAGGATGGAAATTCTAAG TAAATTAAATGCACTGGTCAAACAATGGATACGGGACACAAGCATTGCCAGAAATATGCCACCCAATGTAGCTGAGCAAGTTGGTGGTAAAATATATACTTTCGGTTCATACAGGTTAGGGGTACATCACAAAGGTGCTGATATAGATGCCTTGTGTGTTGTACCACGTCACATCTATAGGACAGATTATTTTTCATCCTTCTTTGAGTTACTAAAAATGCAAGAAGAAGTTACAGATTTAAGG GCAGTAGAGGAGGCATTTGTGCCAGTAATAAAAATGAACTTTGATGGTATTGAAATAGATATGTTGTTTGCAAAACTGGCGCTTAAAGAGATTCCAGATTCAATG GATCTTAGGGacgatatgcttctcaaaaatctCGATCAAAAATGCGTGAGAAGCCTTAACGGTTGCCGAGTAACAGATGAGATATTACGTTTAGTACCTAATATAGAAAATTTTAGGTTGGCACTTAGAGCCATTAAATTATGGGCAAAAC GGCATGGCATATATAGTAATGTATTAGGATATCTAGGAGGTGTGTCCTGGGCAATGCTAGTTGCGAGGACATGTCAACTTTATCCTAATGCTGTCGCAGCAACGTTAATAGAAAAATTTTTCCTCGTATTTTCGCAATGGAAATGGCCACAACCAGTACTTTTAAAGCAACCCGACAACGTTAATTTAGGTTTTCCGGTCTGGGATCCAAGA GTGAATATATCAGATAGGTATCACTTGATGCCAATAATTACGCCGGCGTATCCTCAGCAAAATTCAACGTTCAACGTGTCAGTGTCTACGAGAACGATTATGCAAGAGGCGTTCGAAACCGGGTTATCGACAACGGAAGAAATAATAATGGGGAAAGCAACGTGGGACAAATTATTTGAACCTCCAAATTTCTTTGGCAAATATAAACATTATATTGTACTATTGGCGAGAAGTGTGACTGCAGAAGATCAGCTTGAATGGTGTGGGCTTGTCGAGTCAAAAATACGGCATTTGATAG GTACACTGGAAAGGAATCCGCATATCACGTTGGCGCACGTGAACCCAGAGGCGTTCCCACCGTTGGAACCGGAACCGGAGGGTCACTGCTCTATGTGGTTTATCGGCTTGCTATTTGCCAAGAGCGAAAACTTGAACGTCGATTTAACATACGATATTAAATCCTTCGTGGATTCAA TTCAGAGGCAAGCGGAACAGTTGAATATGTTGAAGGACGGTATGTGGATAGAAGCAAAGCACGTTAAGAAAAAGGATCTTCACACTTACGTATCTCCcagtttgttaaaacgcgagagaAAAGTACGG GTTTCCGGCAGTGTACATAAAAACGGGAATATTGCTGGGAATGGCAACAGTGGCAGCGTTTCGCCGCGAAACCAAGGGGATAcggtgaacaagaagagacgcTCGGATCAGAACCCAGACGCGTGCGGAAAAAAGCGAAGGGTAGTCAACGACGGTGAACAACCAGTGACACAG GGAGAAGATGGGTCATTAGTGGTTCAATCTTGCGGAGAAGATAGCAATTCCGGATTTAGCTTGGACGAATACAAACAAACGCTGACAGCTGCTAAGGATGTAAGACATTGTACATATAATGAACAATAA